A genomic region of Bacteroidota bacterium contains the following coding sequences:
- a CDS encoding shikimate kinase translates to MKIFLIGFMGSGKTKIGEKLAKKLDFRFIDLDVYIENKFDKSIIEIFRRNGELEFRNMEKNSLDEILNLENVVVATGGGTACFHDNIEQMNRTGITIYIKTNPGILFSRLTKSKTSRPLIQNKSEKDLTKYISDTLKIREVYYAKAKICLDGKNVKIPELVSQIIRFV, encoded by the coding sequence ATGAAAATATTTTTGATAGGATTTATGGGCAGCGGCAAAACAAAAATTGGTGAAAAGCTTGCAAAAAAGTTAGATTTCCGATTTATTGATTTGGATGTTTATATTGAAAATAAATTCGATAAATCAATAATTGAAATTTTTCGAAGAAATGGAGAATTGGAATTTCGCAATATGGAAAAAAATTCGCTGGACGAAATCCTCAATCTCGAAAATGTTGTAGTAGCAACCGGCGGTGGAACAGCATGTTTTCACGATAATATTGAACAAATGAATCGTACAGGAATTACAATTTATATAAAAACCAATCCCGGAATTTTATTTAGCCGGCTTACAAAATCTAAAACCAGCAGACCTTTAATTCAAAATAAGTCGGAAAAAGATTTGACCAAATATATTTCTGACACATTAAAAATTAGAGAAGTTTATTACGCAAAAGCAAAAATTTGTCTTGATGGAAAAAATGTAAAAATCCCCGAACTTGTTTCCCAAATTATCAGATTTGTTTAG
- a CDS encoding methylglyoxal synthase, translating to MKNIAIIAHDRLKDKIVQFLREREDWIRQVNIISTGRTAEFVESKKVANVQHLQRGRSGGYNEISEKIKKGEIDIVIFFRDFEVDTHHEDIQNLLSTCNKYDIPLATNYATAELLIIGYLRKQMAEKAN from the coding sequence ATGAAAAATATTGCGATAATAGCACATGATAGATTAAAAGATAAAATTGTGCAATTTTTAAGAGAAAGAGAAGATTGGATCAGACAGGTAAATATTATTTCTACCGGTAGAACTGCCGAATTTGTTGAAAGTAAAAAGGTTGCAAATGTTCAACATTTGCAAAGAGGGCGATCGGGTGGATATAACGAAATTTCAGAAAAAATAAAAAAAGGCGAAATTGATATTGTAATATTTTTCAGAGATTTTGAGGTTGATACTCATCACGAAGATATTCAGAATTTACTTTCTACTTGTAATAAATACGATATTCCTCTTGCTACGAATTATGCAACTGCCGAATTGTTGATTATTGGATATTTAAGAAAACAAATGGCTGAAAAAGCCAATTAG